A window of the Procambarus clarkii isolate CNS0578487 chromosome 19, FALCON_Pclarkii_2.0, whole genome shotgun sequence genome harbors these coding sequences:
- the LOC138366459 gene encoding piggyBac transposable element-derived protein 4-like, which produces MPSKRHRFGLKFFVLCDCETGIVMDIILYSGTNVDIPAQDEHGLSGCLVKILMELLLNKGHILFTDNYYKSPLLTRYLLAHNTGVCGTVKAHRNKIPVFGISIAVGDCQLHKYDNMLSVQWRDRCEVNMLTTIHTGVMLDSGKVYFQMHFPINKPDCVIDYSMNMRLVDKCDMMLGAVECVRKSVKWMKKFFFHLTDVAVLNCFNIYLVKSGKRPSIWTFSVAVVSQLLVKYGKEDSVAPRRVQATMPHPAPDRLRG; this is translated from the coding sequence ATGCCATCAAAGCGCCACCGATTTGGACTCAAGTTTTTCGTGCTGTGCGATTGTGAGACTGGTATCGTCATGGACATAATTCTGTATTCTGGTACAAACGTCGACATAccagctcaagatgaacacgggttgTCCGGCTGTCTCGTAAAAATCCTGATGGAACTGTTACTGAACAAGGGGCATATACTGTTCACCGACAACTATTACAAAAGTCCcttgttgaccagatacctccttgcccacaacactggcgtatgtggcactgtgaaggccCACAGGAATAAAATACCAGTGTTTGGCATAAGTATAGCAGTGGGTGATTGCCAGCTGCACAAGTATGACAATATGCTCTCAGTACAGTGGAGGGACAGAtgcgaggtgaatatgctgactacgattcacaccggtgtcatgttggacagtggcaaaGTCTACTTTCAAATGCACTTCCCCATTAATAAACCAGATTGTGTCATAGATTACAGCATGAACATGCGTCTcgtagataaatgtgacatgatgctcGGTGCAGTGGAGTGCGTGCGGAAGTCTGTGAAGTggatgaaaaagttctttttccaCCTAACAGATGtagcagtgctcaactgcttcaatatttACCTGGTAAAATCTGGCAAGAGACCGTCTATATGGACATTCAGTGTTGCTGTTGTGTCACAATtgctagtaaagtatggcaaggaggaCTCTGTTGCACCGCGCAgggtgcaagcaacaatgccacaccCAGCTCCAGACAGACTGAGGGGGTAA